A region of the Geomonas subterranea genome:
AGGGCTTTCATTGTGCGCCTCTTCCTGAGCCAGTGAAGCGGCTGGCAGCCGGCTGTGAGACGACTTTATTGTATCAAACCACCTCATGAAAGTAAAAGACGGCGTCAGAAAGAGCGGGAGCCGGTGTCAAACCAAAAGCCCCGCGGCCTGGGCGCGGGGCTTTTGGTGCTTACAAGGCGGCAGCTGCTCGTCATACCGTCGAGCGCAGCAGGCGGTTCACCTCGCCCCACCCGCCGTTCGCGCCGGTCGCTGCCATGAATTCCTTCACCATCGGCTTCATCTCCTTCGCGATCCTGCTGACCTCGTCGTTAAGGCGGAAGACCCCTTTTCCGGTCACCGCCTGGCTGTCCGCGCCGGCCGACAGGGAGAAACTGAAGCTCCTGCTGGTCAGTTCCGCCGCGTTACCCTGGTAACTGAGGGAAAGGCCGCCGGTACCGGCCTGGAAGGTGGCGGAGTGCTGTTGTACCGAGACATGGTCGTATTGAAGCTGGAGGCCGAAGCTCACCTCTTTGCCGTCCCTGGTGGCAATGGTCCCGCTAAACGACAGCGAAGCCGACTCGGCGGCAATGTCCGTTTCCTGGTAGCTCAGTTGCTCCACCGTGCTGCCGGTGACCTGGTTCAAAAGATCACCGAGCATCAGCAAGGTGCCGTCCGAGGCGGCAGCGGAGCCGTCCGCCGCCTTGCGGGACGATGCCAGCGCCTCGTCCGAAACCTGCACCTGATCTTTACCTGCCGGAACCTGTGTCGTCTTGGCTGAAGCAGAGGCGCTTGCCGGAAGCGTCTGGGTGGCAAGGGGAAGTGCCGTCGCATTGCGTGCAGTCGAAATTTCCATACCCTACCTCCTTACGGTTTTGCGGCCAATACGGTGCGTATCGGAAAAAACCGGCCCGGCTTGAATATTTTCATCACGCCGGGGAGCCGCGGGATGCGGTCGTACAGATGAAGCGCTCTATCCCCCTCCCCTTCTCCCTTGGGGAGAAGGTGCCCGACGGGCGTATGAGGGCGTCCCTAGCAGGGGCCGCAATGCGCAACGCTGCGCCCTCACCCCCGCCCCCTCTCCCTGGGGGCGAGGGGAGAAATTGCACAGAAGGGTATCCCGTGGATCCAACAAGAAAGCCCCGCCGGCCGATGGCAGCGGGGCTTTGTCGTTTTCATCTGCGTGCTGTCCAAGCTACGGCGGGCACTGCGCGCACATCGATTTGAAGAGGTTGGTGCTCAAGTAGCGGTCGCCGCGGTCGGGGAGAATCACCACGATGGTGCCCGATTCCAGTTCCTTCGCCAGCCTGAGCGCACCGAAAACGGCGGCCCCTCCGGACATGCCGCAGAAGATGCCGTGCTGCGCCGCGAGGAGCCTCGCGGTCTCGAAGGCGTCGTCATCCTCCACCACGAGCTTTCGATGGTAGGCGCTTGCGTCGTAAATGGGGGGGACGATGGCCTCCTGCATGTTCTTGAGCCCCTGGATCTTGTGCCCGAGCACCGGTTCGACGCCCACCACCTGGACCTGCGGCGCCGTCTCGCGGAAATACCGGGACAGCCCCATGAGGGTTCCTCCGGTTCCCATCCCCGCGACCATGTGGGTGACGCGGCCGTCGGTCTGGCGCCAGATCTCGGGCCCCGTGGTCTCGTAGTGGGCGAGGACGTTGTTGGGGTTCGCGTACTGGTTGGGCATGTAGTACTTCCCGGGATGCTCCTCGAAGATCTTGTGGGCCAGCCGGATGGCGCCGTCGGTCGCCTCGCAGCCGGGGGAAAGGACGATCTCGGCGCCGTAGGCCTCCAGCACGCTGCGGCGCTCCATGCTGACGCAGGCAGGCATCACCAGCTTGATGCGGTAGCCTCGCGCCGCGGCGATCATGGCCAGGGCGATCCCGGTGTTGCCGGAGGTCGGCTCCAGGATCACCTTGTCCACGGTCAGCTCCCCGCTTTTCTCGGCAGCCAGGATCATGTGGCGGGCCGGGCGGTCCTTGACCGAGCCGCCGGGGTTGCTCCCCTCCAGCTTGGCCATGATCCGCACCGAGGGATTGTCACAAAGTGAGTCGATCTCGATCAGCGGCGTGGAGCCGATGGAATTTATCAAGCTTTGCCCTTTCAATGTGCGCCTCGCTTTCAATCAAGGTATCGAACTATACCGGTTTGCCGGACAGCTCGGGAGCATAGCACGTCAGCTCCGCATTGAACAAACAATAATTTCACCGTCTTCATCCTGTGCCGGCCCGGGGTGAGGCCGGATCATGCAACACTTTTTAATTTACATGGTCTCAACATTGCCATATATTCCGCAGCGCAGTCACGCCGTCACCGATCCGGAGGAATGATGATCAAGTTGCTGAAACTGGCAGTAGCCGTGCTGTTTTTCCTGCTCCACGTGGCCGGCGCTCACCCCGCCCCCGCCGCGCAGCAGGCGTCCCCCCCCAAGGCGACAGGCGCCATCGCGGGAAGGGTTACCGACGAGGGTGGGAACCCGATATACGGGGCCGACGCGGAGGCCTATCCCTGTGCCGCCGACGACACCCTGGCCGGCTCGGCCGTCACGGACCGGTTGGGCGAGTACCAGATCAAGGGGTTGGCCGGCGGCTGCTACCGGGTCCGCTTCAGCGGCAACGACCTGGAGTCGTCCTGGCACGGCGGAAAACAGCTCAAGGACGACTGCTCCGAGGTGACGGTCGGCGGCGACAAGGTGCAGGGGATCGACGGCAAACTCTCCGAGGCGGGGGCGGTCGTAACCGGCCGCGTGACCTCCACCGAGGGAGCCCCGCTCTCCGGCGCATGGGTGACCGTGATCCAAAACAGCGGCACGGAGCAAGGCCCGTCGGTCAGCGACGGCCGCAGCGACGAAAAGGGGGTCTTCTCGGTGCGCATCCTCCCCGGCAAGTGCATCGTGCTCTTCTCCCGCAAGGGGTACGTCACCACGCTGCACGGCAAGTCGGCGACCGAACCGGCCGTGGTGGATACGGCCAAGGGGAAGACGGCGGCGGGCATCAACGGCGTCCTCGCCAAGGGGGGTCGCATCACAGGGACACTGACCGACGGCTCCAGGGCGCTCCCCGGCATCTACGCGGTCGCCTATGCAAGTGACATGAAGGTCCTGCCGGTCTACGCGCGCAGCGACTCCACGGGGAGGTTCGTGCTCGACGGCCTCGCCAGCGGCAAATACCGGATCGCCTTCGGCGACCGCGAGCAGAAGTTCCTGCTGCAGTGGCACGACGGGAAGACCGATCCCGAGGAGGCGACCATCATCACGGTGACGGCGCCGGGAACCGTTTCAGGGATCAAGGGGGTGCTGCGCCAGTCCGGGGGGATCGCCGGCATGGTGACCGACGAGAGCGGCAAGGCCGTCCCCGAGGTCCTGGTCATCGCCGAAGGGGTGGACCGCACGGCCCGCGGCGGCAGCGCCATCACCGACCAGACCGGCTCCTACGCCATCCGCGGGCTCGATTCCGCCCCCTACCACCTTTCCTTCCGCGCCACGTCGAGCCAGCACCTCCCGGTTTACTACCGGGATGCGGCTAAAAAAGAGAGCGCGCAGGTCGTGGAGGTCGCCGCACCGGATATGGTTTTGGGCGTCAACCAGGTGCTCCGGCAGGGGGTGCTCCTGACCGGGAAGGTGACCAACAGCGCTGGAGAGCCGGTCCAGGCCGCGGTGATGGCATACCGGGCCGGGGAGAAGGAGGGCGATGACGGCGCCGGGTACGGGAGCAGCCAGCCCGACGGCACCTTTTCCATGGCGGTAGCTGACGGAAGCTACCTGGTGGAAGTCCGCGCCCCGGGCTACCTCCCCCAGTGGTCCGGCAAAGCCGCCACCAGGGACGAGGCCCTCCCGGTAGCCGTTTCCCGCGGGGAGGGGAGCCAGCCGCTGGAAGTGGTCCTGGAGCGGGGCGCCAGCATATCGGGGACGGTCAAGGATCGCACCGGCGCGGGCATCCCCCGGGTGAGGGTTTCCGCCAGGGATGGCGCGACCGGGGAAAGGGGGGAATCCGCCGTCACCGAAGAAGGAGGGAAGTTCACCATCTCCGGGCTGAAGTCGGGCTCGTACCGGCTCAAGGCCGACGGCACCGAGCAGGGGTACATGGAGTGGAAACTGCCGCAGCCGGTCCAGGTCACCGCCCCGGGGGGAGCCGACAACGTCAGCATCGTGCTCGCCCCGGGGGGCGCCGTTTCCGGGAGGGTGACCGACCCGGCCGGAGCCCCCCTGACCTCGGTCAGCGTTGCCGCCTACGACCCCGCCACCTGGGACGAGATGGGAAGCGCCTACACCGGGCTCTCCGGGGAGTACAAGATAGGCGGGCTCCCCGAGGGGAGCTACGCCATCCGCTTCGAGAAGAGCGATTCGAAGTACCCGGTGCAGTGGCACAAGGGGAAGTACCGCCGGGAAGATTCGGCACGGGTGGAGGTCATCGGCACCGCCACGGCAAGCGGCATCGACGCGGTGCTGCAGCCGGGCGTCTCCCTCACCGGCACGGTGACCGACAGCGGCGGCGCCCCGCTTGCCAACGCCAAGATCGAGGTCTACGGCGCCAACGAGGACGAACCCTTCTCCGACACCCGTACCGACTACCGCGGCTCCTTCACCATCGCCTCGCTGGCACCGGGGAGCTACCGCCTCCTGTTCAGCCACAGCGACCACGTCTCCCGGTGGTATGGGGGGAACGACCGCAGAAACGCCACCCGCCTCGCCGTCAAGGAGGGTGGGGTGCCGCCGCTGTCCGTCGCCCTCGCGCCGGCCAAGGGAAAGTTCTCCGGCAAACTCATGAATCCGGAAGGGAAGAAGATCGGCCAGGCGTGGCTTACGGCGATCGATGCCCTGAGCGGCGCCGCCGTCGCCGACGAGAGGATCTGCGAGTGCTCCGGCGAGTTCCACACCCCGGTCCCCGGCGGGATGTACCGGCTCAGGGTTGAGCGCCACGGCCAGGTGACCTGGTACGGCGGCAACACCCAGGAAGAGGCCCAGCAGCTCCCCGCGGCGGGCGAGATATCGGGACTGGAGCTGGTGATTGACGACAAGGGGGTACGCGGCAAGCAGTCGCAACGTAACTAGCTAAAAAATTATATTTTACTTTCCATTTGGAATACCATATATTCCCCAGACTCATTAGAGACTGGAGGAACGATGAAGAGGACTGTCATAGCCGCAGCGTTGAGCATCGCGTTGTCTGTCCCGGCTTTTGCCGATGAGATAAAAATCGAGGGTGGCGGTACGGCTATCAACACGGTTTTTCTTCCCATAAAGAGAAGGTACGAGAAGCTGCACGGTGATTACCTCACCATCGTGCAGTCCTCCGCCGTCAAAGGGCTGATAGCTCTCAACGATGGGAAGATCGACATAGCGACCGGCGCTCACCCCCTTGAGGACATCATCGCGGGCGCGGCAAAGGACGGGGTCGTCATGGACCCGGCCAAGTTCACCTCCACGCAGGTAGGGGACAACGAACTGGTGGTCATCGCCAGCCGGGACAGCGAGGTACGACAGCTCTCCAAAGAGCAGTTGAAAGGGATCTTCACGGGCAAGATCAGGAATTGGAAGGAGGTGGGAGGGAAGGACCTCCCGGTCGTCGTGGTCTGGGGGAAGGAAACGGAGGGACAAAACGTGCAGTTCACCCGCATCGCGCTGGATGGTGAAGCGGTCACCGCGACCAGGCGCACCGCCACCACGTACCGCGACATAGCGGAAACGGTGGCCAGGCAGCCGGGGAGCGTCGGCGTCGTCTCCCACGAAATGAGCACCGCCGCCACCCGCTCCATCGACACGATCGCCATTGCCAGCCCGATCTACGCCTTCACCAAGGGGGCTCCGAGCGCCAAGGTGCAGTCGGTGCTCGACTTCTACAAGACCGAGTACGGCTTCCTGAAGTAGGCCACTGGTTAACGGTTCACCGCCGCCGGGAGATGAGCCGGTCGAGGGACCATCTCCCCCCACCTCCTATCAGCAGCGCGAGCGACATCCCCACCACCAGGAGGTGGTACTCGAAGCCTTCTCCAGCCTGCCTCCCCGTCCAGTTCATGAAGAACCCGTTGTGCAGGTGCACAAGGAGCGCCGCCACCGCGATCTCGATCCCCATCACGAGCGCGGCGAGCCTGGTGCAAAGCCCGGCGGCGAGGAGCAGCGGCCCGACGAACTCGGTCAGCACCGCCATCAGGCCGAAGAGATACGGTATCCCCATCATCTTGGTGAACATCTCCATGGTGCCGTGAAAGCCGGGCCCCCCGAACCACCCCAGCACCTTCTGCGCGCCGTGCGGAAACATCACCAGCGCAAGAAACAGTCTGAGAACCATCAGGCTCGCCGTTTCCTCCGTCGCCAACAGTCTCGCCAACATAGCGTCCTCCTTGCCCGCCGGAATTGAAACCCGTCAACGATACCATCCTCCCCCTCCCCTGCAACCGC
Encoded here:
- a CDS encoding PLP-dependent cysteine synthase family protein, with translation MKGQSLINSIGSTPLIEIDSLCDNPSVRIMAKLEGSNPGGSVKDRPARHMILAAEKSGELTVDKVILEPTSGNTGIALAMIAAARGYRIKLVMPACVSMERRSVLEAYGAEIVLSPGCEATDGAIRLAHKIFEEHPGKYYMPNQYANPNNVLAHYETTGPEIWRQTDGRVTHMVAGMGTGGTLMGLSRYFRETAPQVQVVGVEPVLGHKIQGLKNMQEAIVPPIYDASAYHRKLVVEDDDAFETARLLAAQHGIFCGMSGGAAVFGALRLAKELESGTIVVILPDRGDRYLSTNLFKSMCAQCPP
- a CDS encoding carboxypeptidase regulatory-like domain-containing protein; protein product: MIKLLKLAVAVLFFLLHVAGAHPAPAAQQASPPKATGAIAGRVTDEGGNPIYGADAEAYPCAADDTLAGSAVTDRLGEYQIKGLAGGCYRVRFSGNDLESSWHGGKQLKDDCSEVTVGGDKVQGIDGKLSEAGAVVTGRVTSTEGAPLSGAWVTVIQNSGTEQGPSVSDGRSDEKGVFSVRILPGKCIVLFSRKGYVTTLHGKSATEPAVVDTAKGKTAAGINGVLAKGGRITGTLTDGSRALPGIYAVAYASDMKVLPVYARSDSTGRFVLDGLASGKYRIAFGDREQKFLLQWHDGKTDPEEATIITVTAPGTVSGIKGVLRQSGGIAGMVTDESGKAVPEVLVIAEGVDRTARGGSAITDQTGSYAIRGLDSAPYHLSFRATSSQHLPVYYRDAAKKESAQVVEVAAPDMVLGVNQVLRQGVLLTGKVTNSAGEPVQAAVMAYRAGEKEGDDGAGYGSSQPDGTFSMAVADGSYLVEVRAPGYLPQWSGKAATRDEALPVAVSRGEGSQPLEVVLERGASISGTVKDRTGAGIPRVRVSARDGATGERGESAVTEEGGKFTISGLKSGSYRLKADGTEQGYMEWKLPQPVQVTAPGGADNVSIVLAPGGAVSGRVTDPAGAPLTSVSVAAYDPATWDEMGSAYTGLSGEYKIGGLPEGSYAIRFEKSDSKYPVQWHKGKYRREDSARVEVIGTATASGIDAVLQPGVSLTGTVTDSGGAPLANAKIEVYGANEDEPFSDTRTDYRGSFTIASLAPGSYRLLFSHSDHVSRWYGGNDRRNATRLAVKEGGVPPLSVALAPAKGKFSGKLMNPEGKKIGQAWLTAIDALSGAAVADERICECSGEFHTPVPGGMYRLRVERHGQVTWYGGNTQEEAQQLPAAGEISGLELVIDDKGVRGKQSQRN
- a CDS encoding substrate-binding domain-containing protein; its protein translation is MKRTVIAAALSIALSVPAFADEIKIEGGGTAINTVFLPIKRRYEKLHGDYLTIVQSSAVKGLIALNDGKIDIATGAHPLEDIIAGAAKDGVVMDPAKFTSTQVGDNELVVIASRDSEVRQLSKEQLKGIFTGKIRNWKEVGGKDLPVVVVWGKETEGQNVQFTRIALDGEAVTATRRTATTYRDIAETVARQPGSVGVVSHEMSTAATRSIDTIAIASPIYAFTKGAPSAKVQSVLDFYKTEYGFLK
- a CDS encoding DoxX family protein; amino-acid sequence: MLARLLATEETASLMVLRLFLALVMFPHGAQKVLGWFGGPGFHGTMEMFTKMMGIPYLFGLMAVLTEFVGPLLLAAGLCTRLAALVMGIEIAVAALLVHLHNGFFMNWTGRQAGEGFEYHLLVVGMSLALLIGGGGRWSLDRLISRRR